The Thiothrix subterranea genome has a segment encoding these proteins:
- a CDS encoding hypoxanthine-guanine phosphoribosyltransferase, translating to MIITSADVARAMEDADLLYSAEDIAAMLDRMATEITEKLADKNPLVLCVMTGGVILTGHLLTRLAFPLEQDYLHATRYRGKTSGSKTIAWLHKPDTSLAGRNVLLLDDILDEGYTLREITRWCWEQGAASVHVAVLADKQHERRVEGVHRDFSALELPDRYVFGFGMDYKEYWRNANGIYAVKGL from the coding sequence ATGATTATCACATCTGCTGACGTTGCCCGTGCCATGGAAGACGCTGATTTATTGTATTCCGCTGAGGATATTGCTGCCATGTTGGATAGGATGGCGACCGAAATTACTGAAAAACTGGCGGATAAAAACCCGCTGGTGTTGTGCGTGATGACGGGTGGCGTGATTTTGACGGGGCATTTGCTGACGCGCTTGGCATTCCCCTTGGAACAGGATTATTTGCACGCCACGCGCTACCGTGGCAAAACCAGTGGCAGTAAAACGATTGCTTGGTTGCACAAGCCGGATACATCGTTAGCGGGGCGGAATGTTTTGTTACTCGACGATATTCTCGACGAAGGTTATACCTTGCGTGAAATTACCCGCTGGTGTTGGGAACAGGGTGCGGCAAGCGTGCATGTAGCAGTTTTGGCGGATAAGCAACACGAGCGTCGGGTTGAAGGTGTTCACCGTGATTTTTCGGCGTTGGAATTACCGGATCGCTACGTGTTTGGCTTTGGGATGGATTACAAGGAATATTGGCGCAATGCCAACGGTATTTACGCAGTAAAAGGGTTGTGA
- the parC gene encoding DNA topoisomerase IV subunit A, whose product MNYEGIETLPLQEYTEKAYLDYSMYVILDRALPHLGDGLKPVQRRIVYAMSELGLTAASKHKKSARTVGDVLGKFHPHGDSACYEAMVLMAQPFSYRYTLVDGQGNWGSQDDPKSFAAMRYTESRLTAYAKVLLQELGQGTAQWQPNFDGSLEEPTILPARLPNILLNGGSGIAVGMATDIPPHNLREVVNACLHLLDHPNATLQDLHQHIPAPDFPTEAEIITPAADFLALYEKGNGTFRMRARYEIEDGDIIITALPYQVSGSKILEQIAAQMQAKKLPLVEDLRDESDHEQPVRLVIVPRSNRVDVDMLMSHLFASTDLERSYRVNMNMIGLNGRPQVKNLLHILTEWLTFRRQTVTRRLQWRLDKVEKRLHLLAGLLVAFLNIDEVIHIIRTEDEPKAVLMRRFDLTEIQADHILDTKLRQLARLEEMKIRGELDELEKEKETLLALLGSDTKLTNLIRKELKEDAKLYGDARRSPLQERAAAQVLDETALTPSEPVTVVVSKMGWIRSAKGHDIDPASLSYKQGDEFLTSVRGRSSQQVVLLDSTGRTYTLPANALPSARGQGEPLTGKLAPPAGAKFQYALMGKDSDQYLLHSAEGYGFLCAFGEMQSRVKAGKVTLTVGEGVAILQPLLVTNLATDSLVLVSSSGYVLVIGLQDVPQLSKGKGNKLISLKKGGLGIADETVQFAVILPANAALLIRAGKQFKTIKGAELDEYRSERAKRGKLLPKGYQNVTGLEISVN is encoded by the coding sequence ATGAACTACGAAGGCATCGAAACCCTCCCGCTACAGGAATACACCGAGAAAGCCTATCTCGACTATTCCATGTACGTCATTCTTGACCGCGCTTTGCCGCATCTTGGCGATGGCTTAAAGCCTGTGCAACGCCGCATTGTCTACGCCATGTCCGAATTAGGGCTGACGGCGGCTTCCAAACACAAAAAATCCGCACGTACTGTCGGTGACGTATTGGGTAAATTCCACCCACACGGCGACTCGGCGTGTTACGAAGCAATGGTGTTAATGGCGCAACCGTTTTCCTACCGCTACACGCTGGTGGACGGGCAGGGCAACTGGGGTTCGCAAGATGACCCGAAATCGTTTGCGGCGATGCGTTACACCGAATCGCGTTTGACCGCTTACGCCAAAGTATTGCTGCAAGAATTGGGGCAGGGTACGGCGCAATGGCAACCGAATTTCGACGGTTCGTTGGAAGAGCCAACCATTTTGCCCGCCCGCTTGCCGAATATTTTGCTCAACGGTGGCAGCGGCATTGCGGTGGGGATGGCGACCGATATTCCGCCGCATAACCTGCGTGAAGTGGTGAATGCGTGCCTGCATTTGCTGGATCACCCCAATGCGACCTTGCAGGATCTGCATCAGCACATTCCCGCGCCGGATTTTCCTACCGAAGCCGAAATCATTACTCCGGCGGCGGATTTCCTCGCGCTTTACGAAAAAGGCAACGGCACGTTTAGAATGCGGGCGCGTTACGAAATCGAAGATGGCGACATTATTATTACCGCCTTGCCGTATCAAGTGTCAGGCAGCAAGATTCTGGAGCAAATTGCCGCGCAAATGCAGGCGAAGAAACTGCCGTTGGTGGAAGATTTGCGCGATGAATCTGACCACGAACAGCCAGTGCGCTTGGTGATTGTGCCGCGCTCCAACCGCGTGGATGTGGACATGCTGATGTCGCATTTGTTCGCCAGCACCGATTTAGAGCGCAGTTACCGCGTCAATATGAATATGATCGGTCTGAATGGTCGCCCGCAAGTCAAAAATTTGCTGCATATTTTAACCGAATGGCTGACGTTCCGGCGGCAAACGGTGACGCGCCGCTTGCAATGGCGGCTGGATAAAGTCGAAAAACGCCTGCATTTGTTGGCGGGTTTGCTGGTGGCATTCCTCAATATTGATGAAGTGATCCACATTATCCGTACCGAAGACGAGCCGAAAGCGGTGTTGATGCGCCGCTTCGATTTGACCGAGATTCAGGCGGATCACATCCTCGATACCAAATTGCGCCAATTGGCACGTTTGGAAGAAATGAAGATTCGCGGCGAATTGGACGAGTTGGAAAAGGAAAAAGAAACCTTGCTGGCATTGCTGGGTTCGGATACTAAATTGACCAATCTGATCCGCAAAGAATTGAAAGAAGATGCGAAGTTGTACGGTGATGCACGGCGTTCGCCCCTGCAAGAACGTGCGGCGGCACAAGTGTTGGATGAAACTGCGCTAACACCATCCGAGCCGGTGACGGTGGTGGTGTCGAAAATGGGCTGGATTCGTTCGGCAAAAGGGCATGATATTGACCCCGCGTCATTGAGCTATAAGCAGGGTGACGAATTCCTAACCTCAGTACGCGGGCGTTCCAGCCAGCAAGTGGTACTGCTGGATAGCACTGGGCGCACCTATACATTGCCAGCGAATGCCTTGCCATCGGCACGCGGGCAAGGTGAGCCTTTGACGGGTAAGTTAGCACCACCGGCAGGCGCGAAGTTCCAATACGCGCTGATGGGCAAAGACAGCGATCAGTATTTGCTGCATTCAGCGGAAGGTTACGGTTTCTTGTGTGCCTTTGGCGAGATGCAAAGTCGGGTGAAGGCGGGCAAAGTGACCCTGACGGTGGGCGAGGGCGTGGCGATTTTACAGCCCTTGTTGGTGACAAACCTTGCCACCGATTCGCTGGTGCTGGTGTCATCATCGGGTTATGTGCTGGTGATAGGCTTGCAAGATGTGCCACAGCTTTCCAAGGGCAAGGGCAACAAATTGATCAGCCTGAAAAAAGGCGGGTTGGGCATTGCCGATGAAACCGTGCAGTTTGCGGTGATTTTGCCTGCGAATGCAGCGTTGCTGATTCGTGCGGGTAAGCAGTTCAAAACGATTAAAGGTGCGGAACTGGATGAATACCGCAGTGAACGTGCGAAACGCGGCAAATTGCTTCCGAAAGGCTACCAAAATGTCACTGGTCTGGAAATAAGCGTCAATTAG
- a CDS encoding site-specific DNA-methyltransferase — MPSNKTDNTQPAESLDLTAQVVPPTPPKQQGLKLTGKAAAKPAPKPKAVDETPIISYRHGETRKNNPEVGMVNDANDPAQPKTEWAHNPHLAPELQFDSSRAAVEQLIDEALASGDEAVMREALAELKRMQSPFLNWAGKAERTSFAVDTVSLHVHERIDPLSILSALQRGMKNPSPQPSPSRGEVAKRFGSGRFQFGLFNAPFENLPLRDAVDFYHHDKGWSNRLVAGDSLLVMNSLLQKESMAGQVQMIYLDPPYGIKYGSNFQPFVNKRDVKDRKDEDLTQEPEMIKAFRDTWELGIHSYLTYLRDRLLLARDLLADSGSIFVQISDENLHHVRELMDEIFGVDNVVALITVQKTSGQTSRFLSGTCDYLVWYAKDIEYLKYRQPLLSKEIGGAGSAMYQFFQLDTGEVKRLGQKNPPDAAKVFRLGDVTSQRQGRDSGLGSAMYFPVQVNGSEFYPPSSRGWTTTSEGMERLSKAGRLVPQGIRLSYKRFIDDFSAFPLGNNWVDTAGASDRIYVVQTADKAVERCMLMTTEPGDLVLDPTCGSGTTAFVAEKWGRRWITCDTSRVAVTLAKQRLMTASFDYFDLKYPQEGLKGGFIYKTVPHVTLKSIANNPEIDLIYDKLHPAIEQALRELNAMIKRPPPKGQLQEWDVPFDFPADWPESARASFDAFHTARQTMQRRMDDSIAANAGQETLYDQPQIAKDKRRITGPFSLEAVPFPTVLSLNDAVQPTQADNSVARSGETSRQTQWRDELMKTGIRGKNKQMLKFAELETLPGTRYLHSSGTLDTGERVVVSFGPEHAALEQRQVENALREAGELFPLPKMIVFCAFTFDPEAAKDIDATKGITALKAQMNTDLLTEDLKKQRANNQSFWLMGQPDVEVRKRKDGQYEIEVHGFDYFDTTKGELQSGGKNRIAVWSLDTDYDNRSLFPAQVFFPMAGKQDGWYKLKKDIRAELDETRLDAFHGTVSLPFAAGDHKRIAVKIVDDRGIESLKVMELE, encoded by the coding sequence ATGCCTTCCAACAAAACTGATAATACCCAACCTGCTGAATCCCTTGATCTTACGGCGCAAGTCGTGCCGCCTACGCCTCCTAAACAGCAAGGTCTCAAATTGACGGGTAAAGCCGCTGCCAAACCTGCTCCCAAGCCTAAAGCAGTGGATGAAACCCCGATTATTTCCTACCGCCACGGCGAAACCCGCAAGAACAACCCGGAAGTGGGCATGGTCAACGATGCCAATGACCCGGCACAGCCTAAGACTGAGTGGGCGCATAATCCGCACCTTGCGCCAGAATTGCAGTTTGATTCCAGTCGGGCGGCGGTGGAGCAATTGATTGATGAGGCGCTGGCGAGTGGTGATGAGGCGGTGATGCGGGAGGCGTTGGCGGAACTCAAGCGGATGCAGTCGCCGTTTTTGAATTGGGCGGGGAAGGCGGAACGTACCAGCTTTGCGGTGGATACGGTCAGTTTGCATGTGCATGAGCGGATTGATCCGTTGAGTATTTTGTCGGCGTTGCAGCGGGGGATGAAGAACCCCTCACCCCAGCCCTCTCCCTCAAGGGGCGAGGTAGCGAAGAGGTTTGGTTCTGGTCGGTTTCAGTTTGGGTTGTTTAATGCGCCGTTTGAGAATTTGCCGTTGCGGGATGCGGTGGATTTTTACCATCACGATAAGGGGTGGTCGAACCGCTTGGTGGCGGGGGATTCCTTGCTGGTGATGAATTCGTTGTTGCAGAAGGAGAGCATGGCGGGGCAGGTGCAGATGATTTACCTTGATCCGCCGTATGGGATTAAGTATGGCTCGAATTTCCAGCCGTTTGTGAACAAGCGTGATGTCAAAGACCGCAAGGATGAGGATTTGACGCAAGAGCCGGAAATGATCAAGGCGTTTCGCGATACGTGGGAACTCGGCATCCACTCGTATCTCACCTACTTGCGTGACCGCTTGCTGCTGGCGCGTGACCTGCTCGCCGACAGCGGCTCAATCTTCGTCCAAATCTCCGACGAAAACCTCCACCACGTCCGCGAACTCATGGACGAAATCTTCGGTGTCGATAACGTTGTTGCGCTCATTACTGTTCAAAAAACATCTGGGCAAACGTCCCGATTTTTATCTGGAACTTGTGATTACTTGGTTTGGTATGCAAAAGATATTGAATACTTAAAATACCGACAGCCATTGTTATCAAAAGAAATTGGTGGTGCTGGTAGTGCAATGTATCAATTCTTTCAGCTCGACACCGGAGAAGTAAAAAGATTGGGACAAAAAAATCCGCCAGATGCCGCTAAAGTTTTTCGTTTGGGCGATGTTACTTCACAAAGGCAGGGTCGTGATTCTGGTTTGGGTTCAGCAATGTATTTTCCAGTGCAAGTAAATGGTAGTGAATTTTATCCGCCAAGTTCACGGGGTTGGACAACAACCTCAGAAGGTATGGAACGGCTTTCAAAAGCTGGAAGGCTTGTCCCACAAGGTATAAGACTTTCATACAAACGCTTTATTGACGACTTTTCAGCATTCCCGCTAGGAAATAACTGGGTAGATACAGCGGGAGCAAGTGACCGTATTTATGTTGTTCAAACGGCAGACAAGGCTGTTGAGCGGTGTATGTTGATGACGACGGAGCCGGGGGATTTGGTGCTTGACCCGACTTGCGGCAGCGGCACAACCGCATTCGTGGCAGAAAAGTGGGGGCGACGCTGGATTACCTGCGATACCTCACGGGTAGCCGTAACGCTGGCAAAACAACGCCTGATGACCGCCAGCTTCGACTACTTCGACCTCAAATACCCGCAAGAAGGCTTGAAAGGCGGCTTCATTTACAAAACCGTCCCGCACGTCACGCTAAAATCCATCGCCAACAACCCCGAAATCGACCTGATTTACGATAAACTGCATCCGGCGATTGAACAGGCGTTACGGGAACTGAATGCCATGATAAAACGGCCCCCTCCTAAGGGGCAGCTACAAGAATGGGATGTGCCGTTCGATTTCCCCGCCGATTGGCCAGAATCCGCCCGCGCCTCATTCGACGCTTTCCACACGGCGCGTCAGACGATGCAACGCCGCATGGATGACAGCATCGCCGCCAATGCCGGACAAGAAACCCTCTACGACCAGCCGCAAATCGCCAAAGACAAACGGCGCATCACCGGCCCGTTTTCGCTCGAAGCCGTGCCATTCCCCACCGTGCTATCCCTCAACGATGCCGTGCAACCCACCCAAGCCGACAACAGCGTTGCCCGCAGCGGTGAAACGTCCCGCCAAACCCAATGGCGCGACGAACTGATGAAAACCGGCATCCGTGGCAAAAATAAACAAATGCTCAAATTCGCCGAACTCGAAACCTTGCCCGGTACGCGCTACCTGCACAGCAGCGGCACTCTCGATACCGGCGAGCGCGTGGTGGTCAGTTTCGGTCCCGAACACGCCGCACTCGAACAACGCCAAGTCGAAAATGCCCTGCGCGAAGCCGGGGAACTGTTCCCGCTGCCGAAAATGATCGTGTTTTGCGCCTTCACCTTCGACCCCGAAGCAGCCAAAGACATCGACGCGACCAAAGGCATCACCGCCCTGAAAGCGCAAATGAACACCGACTTGCTCACCGAAGACCTCAAAAAACAACGCGCCAACAACCAAAGTTTCTGGCTCATGGGACAACCCGACGTAGAAGTGCGCAAACGCAAAGACGGTCAGTACGAAATCGAAGTCCACGGTTTCGACTACTTCGACACCACTAAAGGCGAGTTGCAATCCGGCGGCAAAAACCGCATCGCCGTCTGGTCGTTGGATACGGACTACGACAACCGCTCGCTGTTTCCTGCACAAGTTTTCTTTCCGATGGCAGGCAAACAGGACGGCTGGTATAAACTCAAGAAAGACATCCGCGCCGAACTCGACGAAACGCGGCTGGATGCGTTCCACGGCACGGTGTCTTTGCCATTTGCGGCGGGCGACCACAAGCGCATTGCCGTCAAAATCGTGGATGACCGTGGGATAGAATCGCTGAAAGTGATGGAGTTGGAGTGA
- a CDS encoding quinone-dependent dihydroorotate dehydrogenase, translating to MYTLLRDLLFLFPAETSHHLALDSLKLAGKTGVLGKPAALPGKAVTVMGIEFPNPVGLAAGLDKNGEYIDALAALGFGFIEIGTVTPRPQPGNPKPRLFRLPKAQAIINRMGFNNHGIDYLLENVSKAHYPGIIGINIGKNFDTPVEKAADDYLIGLRKAYPVAHYITVNISSPNTPGLRTLQYGDELKRLLVTLREEQNRLVQQYGRYVPVAIKVAPDLSEVEIRDMAQVFSEVQIDGLIATNTTLDKSTVQGLPHANEQGGLSGKPLTQHSTEVIRQFRADMDSRIPIIGVGGILSGADAQAKLAAGASLVQVYSGFIYRGAGLVRECVEATKKAG from the coding sequence GTGTACACACTCCTACGCGATCTGCTGTTTCTATTTCCCGCTGAAACCTCACACCATCTGGCATTGGATTCCCTGAAACTGGCTGGCAAAACCGGCGTATTGGGCAAACCGGCGGCGTTGCCGGGCAAAGCTGTCACGGTAATGGGCATTGAATTCCCGAATCCCGTAGGCTTGGCGGCAGGGCTGGATAAAAACGGCGAATACATCGACGCTCTGGCGGCATTAGGCTTTGGTTTCATTGAAATTGGCACAGTGACACCACGTCCGCAACCCGGCAATCCTAAACCGCGTTTGTTCCGTTTACCCAAAGCGCAAGCCATTATCAACCGCATGGGCTTCAATAATCACGGGATTGATTATTTGCTGGAGAATGTCTCCAAAGCGCATTATCCCGGTATTATTGGCATTAATATCGGTAAAAACTTCGATACACCGGTTGAGAAAGCGGCGGATGATTACCTAATCGGTTTGCGTAAAGCTTACCCTGTGGCGCATTACATCACGGTCAATATTTCCTCGCCGAATACGCCGGGGTTGCGCACTTTGCAATACGGGGATGAATTGAAGCGTTTATTGGTCACTTTACGTGAAGAGCAAAATCGACTTGTCCAGCAATACGGGCGTTACGTGCCGGTGGCGATTAAGGTTGCGCCGGATTTAAGCGAGGTGGAAATCCGTGATATGGCGCAGGTGTTTTCCGAGGTGCAGATTGATGGCTTGATTGCGACTAATACAACCTTGGATAAATCAACGGTGCAAGGTTTACCTCATGCCAATGAACAAGGTGGATTGAGCGGTAAGCCGTTGACGCAGCATTCGACAGAAGTGATTCGGCAGTTCCGGGCGGATATGGATAGCCGGATTCCGATTATTGGGGTCGGGGGGATTTTGTCGGGGGCGGATGCGCAAGCGAAATTGGCAGCGGGTGCGAGTTTGGTGCAGGTTTACAGCGGATTTATTTACCGAGGGGCGGGGTTGGTGCGTGAGTGTGTGGAGGCCACAAAAAAGGCCGGATAA
- the htpX gene encoding protease HtpX: protein MMRIILLALTNFAVMAVLFLSMNIIGRLFGINMSAGSMSGIMIMAVVMGFGGSFISLLMSKWMAKRSMGVQIIENPQTAQERWLVETVRRQAEKSGIGMPEVGIFYSPDPNAFATGASRNNALVAVSQGLLDHMTADEVEAVLGHEIGHVANGDMVTQTLLQGVLNTFVIIFARLIGMMVDNFFRGNNSENSGPGIGYFVGSFIADILLGFLATAIVMWFSRYREFKADIAGADLAGRQKMINALKRLQSAHAVHDLPGGMAAFGIAGGLGDGLKKIFMTHPPLEDRIAALQNMH, encoded by the coding sequence ATGATGCGGATTATTTTACTGGCACTGACCAACTTTGCGGTCATGGCTGTGTTATTTCTGTCGATGAATATTATCGGCAGGCTGTTCGGCATTAATATGAGTGCGGGCAGCATGAGCGGCATTATGATAATGGCGGTCGTGATGGGTTTTGGCGGCTCATTTATCAGCTTGCTAATGTCCAAATGGATGGCGAAGCGCAGCATGGGCGTGCAAATCATTGAAAACCCACAAACTGCGCAAGAACGTTGGTTGGTGGAAACGGTGCGCCGCCAAGCCGAAAAATCCGGTATTGGAATGCCCGAAGTTGGGATTTTCTATTCACCCGACCCGAATGCATTTGCAACAGGTGCCAGCCGTAACAATGCGCTGGTGGCAGTCAGCCAAGGTTTGCTAGACCACATGACGGCGGATGAAGTCGAAGCGGTATTGGGGCATGAAATTGGTCACGTTGCCAATGGCGACATGGTGACGCAAACCTTGCTGCAAGGTGTGTTGAACACCTTCGTGATTATTTTTGCGCGGTTGATTGGCATGATGGTGGATAACTTCTTCCGTGGTAACAATAGCGAAAACAGCGGGCCGGGTATCGGGTATTTTGTGGGTTCGTTCATTGCCGATATTCTGCTGGGGTTCTTGGCAACTGCGATTGTGATGTGGTTTTCACGTTACCGCGAATTCAAAGCGGATATTGCCGGTGCGGATTTGGCAGGTCGTCAGAAAATGATCAATGCACTGAAACGCTTGCAAAGCGCTCATGCGGTACACGATTTACCCGGTGGCATGGCAGCATTCGGTATCGCTGGCGGTTTGGGCGATGGCTTGAAGAAAATCTTCATGACCCACCCGCCGCTGGAAGACCGCATTGCCGCGCTGCAAAACATGCACTAA
- the apbC gene encoding iron-sulfur cluster carrier protein ApbC, translating to MTDMTRDHVETLLKGIKDRYLEQDIVSLHQVKDIRVEGGNVAVSVVQGYPAGNYRDELAAEIKAALAAAGATNTDVSVTTQVAAHAVQKSVKRKDGIKNIIAVASGKGGVGKSTTAVNLALALKADGATVGMLDADIYGPSQPRMLGISGQPESSDGKSLEPMQNHGIKAMSIGFLIEEDTPMIWRGPMVTQALEQLLGDTNWGDLDYLVIDLPPGTGDIQLTLSQKIPVSGAIIVTTPQDIALLDARKGLKMFEKVEVPILGIVENMSMHICSNCGTVEHIFGEGGGQRMAEQYGVNYLGGLPLDIKIREQVDNGNPTVVSDPDGAVTQIYKEISRKASSRLAQKAKDYSTKFPTIKIMNV from the coding sequence AAACGCTACTGAAAGGCATCAAAGACCGTTATTTGGAGCAGGACATCGTATCCCTGCATCAAGTAAAAGACATCCGTGTGGAAGGCGGCAATGTAGCCGTCAGCGTGGTGCAAGGCTACCCGGCGGGCAACTATCGGGATGAATTGGCAGCAGAAATCAAAGCCGCATTAGCCGCCGCTGGCGCAACCAACACAGACGTCAGCGTCACCACCCAAGTGGCAGCACACGCTGTGCAGAAAAGCGTCAAGCGTAAAGACGGCATCAAAAACATTATCGCGGTCGCATCCGGCAAAGGTGGCGTAGGCAAATCCACCACCGCCGTCAACCTAGCACTCGCCCTGAAAGCCGACGGCGCAACAGTCGGTATGCTTGACGCGGATATTTACGGCCCCAGCCAGCCGCGCATGTTAGGCATCAGCGGTCAACCCGAATCCAGCGATGGCAAAAGCCTAGAGCCAATGCAAAACCACGGCATTAAAGCCATGTCGATTGGTTTTCTGATCGAAGAAGACACCCCAATGATCTGGCGCGGCCCAATGGTCACACAAGCACTGGAGCAATTGCTGGGTGATACCAACTGGGGCGATTTGGATTATCTGGTCATCGACCTGCCACCCGGCACGGGCGACATTCAATTGACACTTTCCCAGAAAATCCCGGTATCTGGCGCAATCATTGTCACTACCCCACAAGACATTGCCTTGTTGGATGCACGTAAAGGTCTGAAAATGTTTGAAAAAGTCGAAGTACCGATTTTGGGTATTGTCGAAAACATGAGTATGCACATTTGCAGCAACTGCGGCACAGTCGAACACATCTTCGGCGAAGGCGGCGGTCAACGCATGGCAGAACAATACGGCGTGAACTACCTCGGTGGTCTGCCACTCGACATCAAAATCCGCGAACAAGTCGACAACGGCAACCCGACCGTGGTGTCTGACCCGGATGGCGCGGTCACGCAAATCTACAAAGAGATTTCCCGCAAAGCCTCGTCACGTTTGGCACAAAAAGCCAAAGACTACAGCACCAAGTTCCCGACCATTAAGATCATGAACGTTTAA
- a CDS encoding protein YgfX: MDNQPPLYLQPVASRRLAVFILVSHVLAALVVGFMPALPWWGKGLLLVLIAVSLRYYWRLHISRVAPNAVQEVRFYQVDNALVRTASAGFFAWLDDSSFLHPWGCVLNWRTQNGKLYSLIVMPDSVPSDVLRQLRVRVKFSPADVPEK; encoded by the coding sequence TTGGATAACCAGCCGCCCTTGTATTTACAGCCAGTGGCTTCACGGCGACTGGCTGTTTTTATTCTGGTAAGCCATGTGCTGGCGGCGCTCGTGGTGGGTTTTATGCCTGCATTACCGTGGTGGGGCAAGGGCTTGCTGCTGGTGTTGATCGCGGTGTCGTTGCGTTATTACTGGCGGCTGCATATTAGCCGGGTTGCGCCGAATGCGGTGCAGGAAGTGCGTTTTTATCAGGTGGATAATGCCTTGGTGCGTACTGCTTCTGCGGGGTTTTTTGCGTGGTTGGATGATAGTAGCTTTTTGCATCCGTGGGGGTGTGTGCTGAATTGGCGGACGCAAAACGGTAAGTTGTATTCGCTGATTGTCATGCCGGACAGTGTGCCGTCGGATGTTTTACGGCAATTGCGCGTGCGGGTGAAGTTCAGTCCGGCGGATGTCCCTGAAAAATAA
- a CDS encoding S-methyl-5'-thioinosine phosphorylase has translation MSTIEFAVIGGTGLTEIEGLEVIHREVVHTPYGEPSGPVTHGMIAGKRIVFLARHGYTHNIPPHRVNYRANLWALRSLGVKKIVAIAAVGGITPEMQPMRLVIPDQIIDYTHGRAHTFFEDGLTDVTHIDFSWPYCAEVRNALLAAAECAKLDVVPRGTYAATQGPRLETAAEITRLERDGCDLVGMTAMPEAALARELDLCYAACAVVANWAAGKDSEEITMEDIQQNLVVGMANARALLRALVC, from the coding sequence ATGAGCACGATTGAATTTGCAGTAATCGGCGGCACCGGGCTGACCGAAATCGAAGGCTTGGAAGTGATTCACCGTGAAGTGGTGCATACGCCTTACGGTGAGCCGTCCGGCCCGGTGACGCATGGGATGATCGCTGGTAAGCGCATTGTGTTTCTGGCGCGGCACGGTTATACCCACAATATCCCCCCGCATCGGGTGAATTACCGTGCGAATTTATGGGCGCTGAGAAGTTTGGGTGTTAAAAAAATAGTGGCGATTGCCGCCGTGGGAGGGATTACGCCGGAAATGCAGCCCATGCGTTTGGTGATTCCTGATCAGATTATTGATTATACCCATGGGCGGGCGCATACCTTTTTTGAAGACGGTTTGACCGATGTGACGCACATTGATTTTTCGTGGCCGTATTGTGCAGAAGTGCGCAATGCGTTGCTGGCGGCGGCTGAATGCGCCAAGTTGGATGTGGTACCGCGTGGCACGTATGCCGCTACCCAAGGCCCGCGTTTGGAAACGGCTGCTGAAATTACCCGTTTGGAACGTGACGGCTGTGATTTGGTGGGCATGACGGCGATGCCAGAAGCGGCGCTTGCCCGCGAGTTGGATCTTTGTTACGCGGCTTGTGCGGTGGTGGCGAACTGGGCAGCAGGTAAAGACAGTGAAGAAATCACCATGGAGGATATTCAGCAGAATTTAGTGGTGGGCATGGCGAATGCGCGTGCTTTGTTGCGTGCCTTGGTGTGCTGA